A genomic stretch from Tachyglossus aculeatus isolate mTacAcu1 chromosome 19, mTacAcu1.pri, whole genome shotgun sequence includes:
- the LRRC73 gene encoding leucine-rich repeat-containing protein 73 isoform X1, with protein sequence MLPGSIQISGEPLSGAEVRDICRGLRDNAVRLLSLRGCRLCDRDFGRICRALAGATALAQLNLNLGVVSSPARVKQLADALGANRSVQSLFLHGSPLTDAGLALLNPALALHPALVALDLGDCMLGDEGVNLICGLLPPDGAKSGLKELTLSANPGITPKGWGRLAIAVAHSSQVRVLNLDYNPLGDHVAGMLAVAVASSRTLEVLDLEGTGLTNQSAQTLLDMVENYPTALRSLVLAENSISPELQQQICDLLSEGEEEEEPEGPEPAGHQRGRPWVGPNAPGSQMVLMTSGLGDSLLAETEM encoded by the exons ATGCTGCCCGGCTCCATCCAGATCTCCGGGGAGCCGCTGTCCGGCGCCGAGGTGCGGGACATCTGCCGGGGCCTGCGGGACAACGCCGTGCGCCTGCTGTCCCTCCGCGGCTGCCGCCTCTGCGACCGCGACTTCGGCCGCATCTGCCGGGCCCTGGCCGGGGCCACCGCCCTGGCCCAGCTCAACCTCAACCTGGGCGTCGTGTCCAGCCCGGCCCGCGTCAAGCAGCTGGCCGACGCCCTGGGGGCCAACCGCTCCGTCCAGTCCCTCTT CCTGCACGGGAGCCCCCTCACGGACGCGGGCCTGGCCCTGCTGAACCCGGCCCTCGCCCTGCACCCGGCCCTGGTGGCCCTGGACCTGGGGGACTGCATGCTGGGCGACGAGGGCGTCAACCTCATCTGCGGCCTCCTGCCCCCCGACGGAGCCAAGTCCG GCCTGAAGGAGTTAACTCTGAGCGCCAACCCGGGCATCACCCCTAAGGGCTGGGGGCGGCTGGCCATCGCCGTGGCCCACAGCTCCCAGGTCCGAGTGCTCAACCTGGACTACAACCCCCTTG GTGACCACGTGGCGGGGATGCTGGCCGTGGCTGTGGCCTCCAGCCGCACCCTGGAGGTCCTGGACTTGGAGGGGACGGGGCTCACTAACCAGTCCGCCCAG ACCCTCCTGGACATGGTGGAGAACTACCCCACAGCCCTGCGGAGCCTGGTCCTGGCCGAGAACAGCATCAGCCCCGAACTGCAGCAGCAGATCTGCGACCTGCTGTCCGaaggcgaggaagaggaggagcccgaggGGCCGGAGCCCGCCGGCCACCAGCGGGGCCGCCCCTGGGTTGGCCCCAACG CCCCCGGCTCCCAGATGGTGCTGATGACGTCCGGTTTGGGGGATAGCCTGTTGGCAGAGACAGAGATGTGA
- the LRRC73 gene encoding leucine-rich repeat-containing protein 73 isoform X2, giving the protein MLPGSIQISGEPLSGAEVRDICRGLRDNAVRLLSLRGCRLCDRDFGRICRALAGATALAQLNLNLGVVSSPARVKQLADALGANRSVQSLFLHGSPLTDAGLALLNPALALHPALVALDLGDCMLGDEGVNLICGLLPPDGAKSGLKELTLSANPGITPKGWGRLAIAVAHSSQVRVLNLDYNPLDPPGHGGELPHSPAEPGPGREQHQPRTAAADLRPAVRRRGRGGARGAGARRPPAGPPLGWPQRPRLPDGADDVRFGG; this is encoded by the exons ATGCTGCCCGGCTCCATCCAGATCTCCGGGGAGCCGCTGTCCGGCGCCGAGGTGCGGGACATCTGCCGGGGCCTGCGGGACAACGCCGTGCGCCTGCTGTCCCTCCGCGGCTGCCGCCTCTGCGACCGCGACTTCGGCCGCATCTGCCGGGCCCTGGCCGGGGCCACCGCCCTGGCCCAGCTCAACCTCAACCTGGGCGTCGTGTCCAGCCCGGCCCGCGTCAAGCAGCTGGCCGACGCCCTGGGGGCCAACCGCTCCGTCCAGTCCCTCTT CCTGCACGGGAGCCCCCTCACGGACGCGGGCCTGGCCCTGCTGAACCCGGCCCTCGCCCTGCACCCGGCCCTGGTGGCCCTGGACCTGGGGGACTGCATGCTGGGCGACGAGGGCGTCAACCTCATCTGCGGCCTCCTGCCCCCCGACGGAGCCAAGTCCG GCCTGAAGGAGTTAACTCTGAGCGCCAACCCGGGCATCACCCCTAAGGGCTGGGGGCGGCTGGCCATCGCCGTGGCCCACAGCTCCCAGGTCCGAGTGCTCAACCTGGACTACAACCCCCTTG ACCCTCCTGGACATGGTGGAGAACTACCCCACAGCCCTGCGGAGCCTGGTCCTGGCCGAGAACAGCATCAGCCCCGAACTGCAGCAGCAGATCTGCGACCTGCTGTCCGaaggcgaggaagaggaggagcccgaggGGCCGGAGCCCGCCGGCCACCAGCGGGGCCGCCCCTGGGTTGGCCCCAACG CCCCCGGCTCCCAGATGGTGCTGATGACGTCCGGTTTGGGGGATAG
- the TJAP1 gene encoding tight junction-associated protein 1, translating into MASTTPAKKPYRKAPPQHRELRPEVPGLRAEQDGVRAEPCQEPLTDAERMKLLQLENEELRRRLAAATSRMEALEQELESGQDFLESELGQSREELDNFKDKFRRLQNSYSASQRSNEELEEKLHTLASLSQSWILAIKKAETDRKTLDWEIVELTNKLLDAKTTINKLEELNERYRQDCNLAVQLLKCNKSHFRNHKFADLPSELQDMVSKHLHGGPRADGPSSGPAPGDVVPAAVIARVLEKPESLLLNSAQSGSPGRPVAEDVFVHVDMSGAPGEARPPAQPNGRCGPPGVSAASAEEPPLPAFEKLSPYPTPSPPHPLYPGRRVIEFSEDKVRVPKNSPLPNCTYATRQAISLSLVVEEEAGAARPAPGPPAHPPASPLGRGRGPSGSSDGEDSAPPGWAADPQSPGPRPLPLTPPARGRWPPLDPEDEEDSNLPVTVAEERQRLLSGHGSEEEEEEEEEEEEEEEEEEEEGPNGAGPGSGRPHRSPKRMGVHHLHRKDSLTQAQEQGNLLN; encoded by the exons ATGGCCAGCACAACTCCAGCCAAGAAGCCTTATCGCAAGGCCCCCCCGCAGCACCGAGAGCTGAGGCCCGAGGTGCCGGGACTGCGGGCCGAGCAGGACGGCGTCAGGGCTGAGCCGTGCCAG gaGCCCCTGACGGATGCAGAGAGGATGAA ACTCCTCCAGCTGGAGAACGAGGAGCTGCGGCGGAGGCTGGCCGCGGCCACCAGCCGGATGGAAGCgctggagcaggagctggagaGCGGCCAGGACTTCCTGGAGTCGGAGCTgggccagagccgggaggagCTGGACAATTTCAAGGACAAGTTCCGCCG GCTACAGAACAGCTACTCGGCTTCCCAGAGGAGCAACGAGGAACTGGAAGAGAAGCTGCACACGCTG GCCTCTCTCAGCCAGAGCTGGATTTTGGCA ATCAAGAAGGCCGAGACGGACCGCAAAACTCTGGACTGGGAGATCGTGGAGCTGACCAACAAGCTTCTGGATGCCAAGACCACCATCAACAAGCTGGAAGAACTTAAC GAACGATACCGGCAGGACTGCAACCTGGCCGTGCAGCTGCTCAAATGCAACAAGTCCCATTTCCGCAACCATAAGTTTGCCGAC CTCCCTTCCGAGCTCCAGGACATGGTCAGCAAACACCTGCACGGCGGCCCGCGGGCCGACGGCCCCAGCTCGGGCCCGGCCCCCGGCGACGTGGTGCCCGCCGCGGTCATTGCCCGGGTCCTGGAGAAGCCCGAGTCCCTGCTGCTCAACTCGGCCCAGTCGGGCAGCCCCGGCCGGCCCGTGGCCGAGGACGTCTTCGTGCACGTGGACATGAGCGGGGCCCCGGGcgaggcccggcccccggcccaacCCAATGGCCGGTGTGGCCCGCCGGGGGTCTCGGCGGCCTCCGCCGAggagccccccctccccgcgTTCGAGAAGCTGAGTCCCTACCCCACCCCGTCGCCCCCGCACCCGCTGTACCCCGGCCGCCGGGTGATCGAGTTCTCGGAAGACAAGGTGCGCGTCCCCAAGAACAGTCCTCTACCCAACTGTACCTACGCCACCCGCCAAGCCATCTCCCTGAgcctggtggtggaggaggaggcgggggcggcgcgtccggcccccggcccgccggCCCATCCTCCCGCCTCGCCcctggggcggggccggggacccTCGGGCTCCTCCGACGGGGAGGACTCGGCCCCCCCAGGGTGGGCCGCGGATCCCcagagccccggcccccggcctctCCCGCTCACCCCCCCGGCCCGGGGCCGCTGGCCGCCCCTCGACCCCGAGGACGAGGAGGATTCCAACCTGCCCGTGACTGTGGCCGAAGAGCGGCAGCGCCTCCTCTCCGGGCATGggagcgaggaggaggaagaagaagaggaggaggaggaggaggaggaagaagaggaagaggaggaagggcccAACGGGGCCGGGCCGGGTTCCGGTCGCCCCCACCGCAGCCCCAAGCGAATGGGCGTCCATCACCTGCACCGCAAGGACAGCCTGACCCAGGCCCAGGAGCAAGGCAACCTGCTCAACTAG
- the YIPF3 gene encoding protein YIPF3 codes for MASPSAPAGGTPHGAAPDWAGFEDNGQGGGSAVIDMENMDDTSGSSFEDMGELHQRLREEEVDAEAAADDEEDGEFLGMKGFKGQLSRQVADQMWQAGKRQATKAFSLYANIDILRPYFDVEPAQVRSRLLESLMPIKMVNFPQKIAGELYGPLMLVFTLVAILLHGMKTSDTIIREGTLMGTAIGTCFGYWLGVSSFIYFLAYLCNAQITMLQMLALLGYGLFGHCVVLFVTYNVHLHALFYLFWLLLGGLSTLRMVAVLLSRTVGPTQRLLLCGTLATLHMLFLLYLHFAYHKVVEGLLDTLEGPNVPPFQRVARDVPAGAPVAVLNDTVKALLLTPRPR; via the exons ggcgggggctccgcTGTCATCGACATGGAGAACATGGACGACACATCGGGCTCCAGCTTTGAGGACATGGGAGAGCTGCACCAGCGCCtccgggaggaggaggtggacgcCGAGGCCGCCGCCGACGACGAAGAAGATGGCGAGTTCCTGGGGATGAAGGGCTTCAAGGGACAGTTGAGTCGCCAGGTGGCCGACCAG atGTGGCAGGCCGGAAAGAGGCAGGCCACCAAGGCCTTCAGCCTGTACGCCAACATCGACATCCTCCGGCCCTACTTTGACGTGGAGCCCGCCCAGGTGCGCAGCAG GCTTCTGGAATCCTTGATGCCCATCAAAATGGTCAATTTCCCCCAG AAGATCGCAGGCGAGCTGTATGGACCCCTCATGCTGGTCTTCACTCTGGTGGCCATCCTCCTGCACGGCATGAAGACGTCTGACACCATCATC CGAGAGGGCACCTTGATGGGCACCGCCATCGGCACCTGCTTCGGCTACTGGCTGGGCGTCTCCTCATTCATCTACTTCCTGGCCTACCTTTGCAACGCCCAGATCACCATGCTGCAGATGCTGGCCCtgctg GGCTACGGGCTGTTCGGACACTGCGTGGTCCTGTTTGTTACTTACAACGTCCACCTCCACGCCCTCTTCTACCTGTTCTGGCTGCTCCTGGGCGGGCTGTCCACCTTACGCATG GTGGCGGTGTTGCTATCGCGGACGGTGGGCCCCACCCAGAGGCTGCTCCTGTGCGGGACCCTGGCCACTCTCCACATGCTCTTCCTGCTCTACCTGCACTTTGCCTACCACAAGGTGGTGGAAG GGCTCCTGGACACCCTGGAGGGCCCCAACGTGCCCCCCTTTCAGCGAGTGGCCCGGGACGTCCCGGCCGGGGCCCCCGTGGCCGTGCTCAACGACACCGTGAAGGCCCTGCTGCTGACCCCGCGACCCCGCTGA